From Arachis stenosperma cultivar V10309 chromosome 2, arast.V10309.gnm1.PFL2, whole genome shotgun sequence, one genomic window encodes:
- the LOC130960786 gene encoding pentatricopeptide repeat-containing protein At2g20710, mitochondrial-like, with amino-acid sequence MVVLTRLKSALRLLTRFSVTYTTSASSTSNLSPAKRNQSAFVHIPQVLYRRIFHVRDPTHPVVTILEQWVQDGRTLTYDKLLVVIKQLRSRKRYKNALEVSFWMSEKGYSESGSADFSLRLDLIAKANGIEEAESYFDSIPKYLRAAECYSSLLNCYAQVRDVDKAERIMLQMKHLGFAGSTLARNSLLNLYYQTQNYDKVENLLLEMKEEGIKFDRFTFSTLINTYAAKSDIEGIDKLLAQLEDDPSYSQHADWWSVYAVAANWYGKLGLHDKAFNALKKSEERLSSTIWKEAFPYLVTQYATIGKKEEVMRLWKIYKMDGKLLKRDYYSTVISSFLKLDDIELAKSIFEEWESRNRYFRNFFIPNMMIAAYSRKGNMEEAEAIVNRTIMKGGKPNLWTWSRLLLGYIPQRNFPMSVRCMKEAVSIYEVGCKWKPLPESLAAIFQYLKFNGDMEEAEDLIRLLSSKNIISLDVHNNLTSWIKDVESNVPAIDVLGGDSHKQTGEISEPEDDWNNLTSALAINKMLRDDCQLGKS; translated from the exons ATGGTAGTACTCACCCGTCTGAAATCCGCTTTACGTCTTCTTACTCGTTTTTCCGTGACCTACACAACCTCTGCTTCTTCCACCTCCAACCTCTCACCGGCGAAGAGGAATCAAAGCGCCTTCGTTCATATCCCGCAGGTTTTGTACCGTCGGATCTTCCATGTGAGAGATCCAACTCATCCGGTTGTTACGATTCTCGAGCAGTGGGTTCAGGATGGCCGAACTCTAACCTACGATAAACTGCTAGTCGTTATCAAGCAACTTAGGTCACGCAAAAGATATAAAAACGCCCTCGAG GTATCATTTTGGATGTCTGAGAAAGGATACTCTGAATCTGGATCTGCAGATTTTAGTTTAAGACTGGACTTGATTGCAAAGGCTAACGGAATAGAAGAAGCTGAATCCTATTTTGATAGCATTCCGAAATACTTAAGAGCTGCTGAATGTTACAGCTCTCTTCTTAATTGCTATGCTCAAGTTAGGGATGTGGATAAAGCTGAAAGGATCATGCTGCAGATGAAACATTTGGGTTTCGCAGGGTCTACTTTGGCAAGAAATTCTTTGCTTAACCTCTACTATCAAACACAAAACTATGACAAAGTGGAAAATTTGTTGCTTGAAATGAAAGAAGAGGGTATTAAATTCGATAGATTTACATTTTCCACCTTGATTAATACATATGCGGCCAAATCTGATATCGAGGGAATCGACAAACTTCTTGCACAATTAGAAGATGATCCATCGTATTCCCAACATGCAGATTGGTGGAGTGTTTATGCTGTGGCAGCCAATTGGTATGGCAAACTCGGGCTTCATGATAAAGCTTTTAACGCTTTAAAGAAATCAGAGGAGCGTCTGAGTTCTACAATATGGAAAGAGGCCTTTCCTTACCTTGTGACTCAATATGCAACAAtaggaaagaaagaagaagtgaTGAGGTTGtggaagatttataagatggATGGGAAGTTACTCAAAAGAGACTATTATTCAACTGTAATAAGTTCATTTCTCAAGTTGGATGACATTGAACTTGCTAAGAGTATCTTTGAGGAGTGGGAATCTAGAAACCGGTATTTCAGAAATTTCTTTATTCCGAACATGATGATAGCAGCTTACAGCAGAAAGGGCAATATGGAGGAAGCTGAAGCCATTGTTAATAGGACAATCATGAAGGGAGGAAAGCCAAATTTATGGACTTGGTCACGGCTCTTGCTTGGATATATTCCACAAAGAAATTTTCCGATGTCTGTTCGATGTATGAAAGAGGCAGTTTCTATCTATGAAGTGGGGTGTAAGTGGAAGCCACTACCGGAATCCTTAGCTGCCATTTTTCAGTACTTGAAATTTAATGGAGATATGGAGGAGGCAGAGGATTTGATAAGGCTACTTAGCAGCAAGAATATTATCTCCCTTGATGTTCATAACAACCTGACGAGTTGGATTAAGGATGTGGAATCAAATGTGCCTGCAATTGATGTGCTGGGAGGCGATTCACATAAACAAACTGGTGAAATTTCAGAGCCAGAGGACGATTGGAACAACCTGACTTCTGCTTTAGCCATCAATAAAATGTTAAGGGATGACTGTCAATTAGGCAAATCATGA
- the LOC130960776 gene encoding pentatricopeptide repeat-containing protein At2g20710, mitochondrial-like gives MVLLTRLRSALRLLPRSSATYATSAASTSNLSPAKRNQSANVYVPQDLYRRIFIVTDPTLPVVTILEQWVQDGRTLSYNELLFVIKQLRSRKRYKNALEVSFWMSEKGYSEPRSSDFSLKLDLIAKVKGIEEAESYFDSIPNYLRTTDCYSTLLNCYAQVRDVDKAKRIMLQMRHLGFAGSTLARNALLNLYYQTQNYDKVENLLLEMKEEGIKFDRFTFSTLINTYAAKSNIEGIDKLLAQLEDDPSYSGSVDWVVYAVAANCYRKLGFHDKAFNALKKSEECVDYTIWKKAFPHLITQYATIGKKEEVMRLWNIYKMDGKLLKTDYSAVISSFLKLDDIELAKIIFEEWESRNQYFRNFFMPNKMIAAYSRKGKMEEAEAIVNRTISKGGKPNEWTWSGLLLGYISHRNFPMAVRCMKEAVSLCEVGRKWRPLPESLAAIFQYLKFNGDMEEAEDLIRLLSSKNVISLDVHNKLMSWIKDVESNVPAIDVLGGYSHKQTGEISEPEEDRNNPDFCLSHQ, from the exons ATGGTACTACTTACCCGTCTGAGATCCGCTTTAcgtcttcttcctcgttcttccGCGACCTACGCAACCTCTGCCGCTTCTACCTCCAACCTCTCACCGGCGAAGAGGAATCAAAGCGCCAACGTTTATGTCCCGCAGGATTTGTACCGTCGGATCTTCATTGTGACCGATCCAACTCTCCCGGTTGTTACGATTCTCGAGCAGTGGGTTCAGGATGGCCGAACTCTTAGCTACAATGAACTGCTATTCGTTATCAAGCAACTTAGGTCACGCAAAAGATATAAAAACGCCCTCGAg GTATCATTTTGGATGTCTGAGAAAGGATACTCTGAACCTAGATCTTCAGATTTTAGTTTAAAACTGGACTTGATTGCAAAGGTTAAGGGAATAGAAGAAGCTGAATCCTATTTTGATAGCATTCCGAACTACTTAAGAACTACAGATTGTTACAGCACTCTTCTTAATTGCTATGCTCAAGTTAGAGATGTGGATAAAGCTAAAAGGATCATGCTGCAGATGAGACATTTGGGTTTCGCAGGGTCTACTTTGGCAAGAAATGCTTTGCTTAACCTCTACTATCAAACACAAAACTATGACAAAGTGGAAAATTTGTTGCTTGAAATGAAAGAAGAGGGTATTAAATTCGATAGATTTACATTTTCCACCTTGATTAATACATATGCAGCCAAATCTAATATAGAGGGAATCGACAAACTTCTTGCACAGTTAGAAGATGATCCATCGTATTCCGGAAGTGTAGATTGGGTTGTTTATGCTGTGGCTGCCAATTGTTATCGCAAACTCGGGTTTCATGATAAAGCTTTTAACGCTTTAAAGAAATCAGAGGAGTGCGTGGATTACACAATATGGAAAAAggcctttcctcatcttataACTCAATATGCAACAATAgggaagaaagaagaggtgATGAGGTTGTGGAATATTTACAAGATGGATGGGAAGCTACTCAAAACAGACTATTCAGCTGTAATAAGTTCATTTCTTAAGTTGGATGACATTGAACTTGCTAAGATTATCTTTGAGGAGTGGGAATCTAGAAACCAGTATTTCAGAAATTTCTTTATGCCGAACAAGATGATAGCAGCTTACAGCAGAAAGGGCAAAATGGAGGAAGCTGAAGCCATTGTTAATAGGACAATCTCGAAGGGAGGAAAGCCAAATGAATGGACTTGGTCAGGGCTCTTGCTTGGATATATTTCACATAGAAATTTTCCGATGGCTGTTCGATGTATGAAAGAGGCAGTTTCTCTCTGTGAAGTGGGGCGTAAGTGGAGGCCATTACCGGAATCCTTAGCTGCCATTTTTCAGTACTTGAAATTTAATGGAGATATGGAGGAGGCAGAGGATTTGATAAGGTTACTCAGTAGCAAGAATGTTATCTCCCTTGATGTTCATAACAAGCTGATGAGTTGGATTAAGGATGTGGAATCAAATGTGCCTGCAATTGATGTGCTGGGAGGCTATTCACATAAACAAACAGGTGAAATTTCAGAGCCAGAGGAAGATAGGAACAACCCTGACTTCTGCCTTAGCCATCAATAG
- the LOC130960233 gene encoding 40S ribosomal protein S5, which yields MADVVQEVSVVPDPTQIDVKLFNRWSFDDVQVTDISLADYIGVVPSKHATYVPHTAGRYSVKRFRKAQCPIVERLTNSLMMHGRNNGKKLMAVRIIKHAMEIIHLLTDQNPIQVIVDAVINSGPREDATRIGSAGVVRRQAVDISPLRRVNQAIYLLTTGAREAAFRNIKTIAECLADELINAAKGSSNSYAIKKKDEIERVAKANR from the exons ATGGCTGACGTAGTCCAAGAGGTTAGCGTTgttccagatcctactcagatcGATGTCAAGCTCTTCAACCGTTGGAGCTTCGATGACGTTCAG GTTACTGATATTTCTCTGGCTGATTATATTGGAGTGGTCCCATCCAAGCATGCAACCTATGTTCCTCACACTGCTGGTAGGTACTCAGTCAAGAGGTTCAGGAAAGCCCAGTGCCCAATTGTTGAGAGGCTTACCAACTCTCTCATGATGCACGGGAGGAACAACGGAAAGAAACTAATGGCTGTGAGGATTATCAAGCATGCTATGGAAATTATTCATTTGCTCACTGACCAGAATCCAATTCAGGTTATCGTTGATGCCGTTATCAACAG TGGTCCCCGTGAGGATGCAACTCGAATTGGTTCTGCTGGAGTTGTGAGGCGACAGGCTGTGGACATTTCACCGCTTCGTCGTGTTAATCAGGCCATCTATCTTCTAACAACAGGCGCTCGGGAAGCTGCTTTTAGAAATATCAAGACAATTGCTGAATGTTTGGCAGATGAGCTCATTAACGCAGCAAAAGGTTCATCCAACAG CTATGCTATCAAGAAAAAGGATGAAATCGAGAGAGTTGCTAAGGCAAATCGTTAA